The following DNA comes from Sander lucioperca isolate FBNREF2018 chromosome 2, SLUC_FBN_1.2, whole genome shotgun sequence.
TGTTTTAACCAGGAAAAGAATTATGAGAGGTCAAATTATTTATCATTATGAAcataatatttacatttttaagtcAATTTCCTGGTGGCACTGGTTTTCCATTGTTGTTGCATATGTGGTAAATTATTTACCACATATGCAACAACAATGGAAAACTATCTCTAAAATTGTCATGTACATGTATGAGTTAGTCAGTCAGTTTAGATTTTGTTATTATGATTTTGAGAATTATGACTTGCAAATTATATTACCAGAAAgtcaaaaacaaaagaatgacTTTTATCAGTCAAAGTTGTGATGTAATTAATTTAGATTTACTattagtctgtctgtctgtctgtctgtctgttccctTAGATGCTGTCTCCCTATAGTAAAGGCTTATTCCGCAGAGTGATCACTCAGTGTGGTGTGGCCCTCAGCCCCTGGGCTCTGCAGAAAAAACCCATGGCTCTCACCAAGAAGGTCCATTAACACTTTGCCATTCAGCCTCTGCAGACGATTTAAATGTGGATCAAactgatttttgttttgttaaaatgttctgttttgtttctgcagATTGCTCGTAAGGTCGGCTGCGGGAGAAGCAACGAAGACGAGATGTTAGAGTGTCTGAAGATCAGCGACCCGATTGGTCTCACCTTGGCTGGAAAAATTGACGTGCTGCTGATTCTGGGAAAAGGTCAGACAGCTGGAACTGACAAAAACATCTGTATTAACTGAAAAATTACTTGTTGCTTAAATGGTATTGTGATTAAAGCTATACGTTAAACAGCATTTGACCAGCAGAGGGCAGACTTTCGAccccaaacaaacacaaaccttTTTTATCCAGTATTGACTAACCACATGTTGAGTTGTTTGGAAATGTGAATCTCTGGTCCCTCTTATATTAAGAAACACTTGTCTGATGTTACTTTCACTTCCAGCAGAAACAGAGCAACATGATGGAACTGTTTTCATGCTGTTCAGGTGTTTCACTGTGGACAAAACCACCTGCAAACACTAATGTGGACGCAAGTTGTTTTCACACAAAAATGGTGTTTAAGAATGAGTCATTATTTTCATAAACCTTCAGCACTGAACTCTCACATAGGTTTAATCATGCCACATCCATGATCAGTGTAagttagggtgaccagatgagAATGGGTAAAATTCGGGACGAGGGGGGCGGGGGTGGGGGGCAACATCCAATCCAATCACTCCTTCTCGTGGCTGCCTGCACGTGCACTTTCCCTGACCTCATGACTGCAACTTGCGCTCTCTTCATCTACTCTATAACATAAAAAGGGGACAAAaaggttttattttctttgtgcgTATAAAATAACAGGAACAACAAAAGTTTAAATGCACTAAAGCTATACGATTGGGTCGCGGTGGAAGCCCGGCGATGGCATATTTCGCGGAGGATTTCACTGCTGCCAGCACTCTCGGCTTTCCCATGATGAGTTGTGAAAGTGATGAGAATTCTGCACAGCTCATTTGTAAATTCATTTTTACTTTAATTTCTGCTCCTTCCTACGTACATTGCAAAACCCGGTCCTCCCGGTACCTGCAGAGACGTTTTTGCTTTTTAGCTACGTGTTGATCTTGATCGGGTCCGGGGACACCAGCCTGAGcctccatttaaaaaatgaatgaatgaaaatttGCGCAGCCAATGAGCAGCCGAAGGGAGCTGGCTGCAGGACGACTCAATCACCATGAACAGTTTTTAATGTTCTATCAGACTATAACTACTCgagagtcaaaaaaaaaaaaaaaaaaaaactactcgaGTCTGCtctcaaaagtttttttttttttttttttttgctctaatTTTCTAATTTTTCGGGACGTCTGGTCCCCCTAGTGTAAATGCTTCAATGAAAGTGGGTGCAATACTACAACATTAGAAATCACGTTACCTGGACAGAAGCGCTTTGTGGCCAGTAAAGTGTGAGGCTGATAGCCTAGAAAtatagacgcaccctagcggcagcaaatgtaatttgcagccagggtcagtctagcaactctccgttggcttgtgagctggaaaaaacaaactctagtcaggccaatcacatcgtgtatagagtcggtaggcgggcttaacataatgacggcagagttgcaacggttccgcgtgaattccctgctacttgaaaacaaagaagatggctgctgctgctggcgaacagcggcctttcgaatcggctttggccgcgactctggaagacttggagttaaggttttctttgagaaaagaacaaagaatggcactgaagtcattcttaaaaaaggaagatgtgttgggagttttgccgaccggatacggcaaaagtttaatctatcaactagcgttgctctggttggttgtagcgctatcctattgcgtgcagagggaaattgaaagacaaccgtttatctcgcccctcggattgagccctgccaatggtgagttcccagacccaacatcttgatgtgggtctggctatGAGGCTGACAATAAAGAGCAAGACACGTTCGTGGTACTACGTAGCCTACATGTTGACTTGTTGTTGGCAGCTCTTTCCTTTTATATGTTCTTATAATATCGCATATCCCCTGACATTATTTGTAACATTACAAAATTCAGTCCCCAACAAAGTCTGCAGAATGGACAAATGGAAAGTGTGTAGAAGGAGCTAAAGAACTCTCAAGCTCTTCACCGACCTGAACCCTGGTGGACTCAATAAGTCAATATTAGAAATCTCCATCTCTCTTCCTGCAGGTACGGTCATGGATCTCCTTGAACTCGCTCCGGTGATCGACGGCGACTTTATCCCCGATGAGCCCAGTAAGCTGTTTCACAACGCGGCTCAGTTTGATTACATGGCCGGGGTCAACAGCATGGACGGACACATCTTTGCTGGAGTCGACGTTCCTTCTATTAACAAGAAAAATGGCAACACCACTGTGTGAGTACCAAAACATGAGCTCGTTTtagagacttttattttgaaaaagaaagTTGACTGGCTGGATATGCAAAACCAGTATCAGGACCAGATACCAGACTCATTTAAAGGTCACAATTAAAGATTCTCAGACAACAAACACGAGATGCTTACAATAATAATTTACAATTCTTGTAAAAACTTAATTTGTTGTTATTCATCACAAGTACCATTCACTAACCATGCAGCTGGATTCACCCTGTGAATTTGTAATGTGCTCTctcaaaaaaatgacataatgaAGGTGACAGAAACGGTTGTGTATACCGGTCATGTTTGTCTTCAGAGCGAACGTTAGGGGTCTGCTGGCCGGTCTGACTAAAGAGAAGGGGAACGCCGCTGTCGACTCGGCCTTCAGAGTTTACTCGTCTCACTGGGGTTCAGCTCCGGAGCCGGCGGTGGTAAAGAAGACAGTGGCCGACATCGAGACTGACTTCCTGTTTCTGGTTCCAACTCAGATCGCCCTCCAGCTCCACGCCAACAACTCCAGGTCAGCTCTTTTTGCTCCGTGTTTAAAGTTACAGATATATTTGATGTCCCTGATATATAATATGGATCTGTAAAACAACAGTGTGTGTCTTCGTACAGGGACGTGTTCACATGTGCAATTATTGCACTTAATTTGCAAGGTCAAACATTTCAAGTGCAGATGTTAGCATCAGTCAGACCGTCAGGGACCGCTGCGGCTGCTGGTTTGACCAGGATGTACCTTCTATTTTCTGTTGTATGTCCCTTAGTGGAGCCCATACCTTCTCCTACCTGTTCAACATGAAGACTCGTATCCCAGGATTCCCTCGCTGGGTGGAGGCAGAGCACGCAGAGGACCTGCAGTACCTGTTCGGTAAACCCTTCGCCAGCCCGCTGATCTACTTCCCCCGACACCGGGACCTGTCTGGGTACATGATCGCGTACTGGACCAACTTCGCCAGGACCGGGTAAACTCCCAGCACgcaccacaaacacacaggtcaACACATCTGAGGTCTGCCAACAAGACTACTTGTCAGTttggttttgaaaaaaaaaaatgtcttcgcTGTCCTCTGTAAGTAGTCTGACCTGGTTTGATTTGGTCTGAAGTAGTCTGAAACGGGGTTAAAGTCATCTGAAACTGGTGTAAACTGGTCTGACTGGATCTGAAGTAGTTTAAACTAGTTTGGAGTAGTTTGAACTCTGCCTGAAGCAGTTTGAACTGGTTTGGAGTAGTTTGATCTGGTCTGAAGTAAGCCTGAAACTGGTTTGAAGAAGTCTGAAACTGGTGTAAACTAGTCTAAATTAAACTGAAGTGTTTGAACTGTTATGAACTGGTTTAAACCTTGTGCCAGCTGTGTTTGTATCTTTTATATAAACTGGCTCAAACTGGTCTCAACTAATATGAACTTAGTTTAAACTGGTTAGCATTGTTTGGAACTGGTTTACATTGGCCTGGACTGATCTGGACACAGAAAACAGATATGGAATGGTGTGAACAGGTCTGTCCTTTCTTATACTGGTGTAAACTCTCACTCTCACCTATCCAGTGATCCCAGTAATGGCGGCAGTAGAGTCCCAGTTCCCTGGCCCCTCTTCACCAAACACCACCATCCCTACCTGATCATCAACCACAAGATGACCAAGTCCTCTGTGAGGTACTACACTGTAGTCTACTCTACTGATATTTTACTCAGCTCTTTATAGTacttctgttttattttactgCCTTTGAGTCTATTCTATTGCACTCGTTTTTACTCTGTTCTATTATTTCTCTACTCTTTATTCAACACTACTGCAAAATTGTattctttgttgtatttttgtcAATGTTACCTTATATTATTAGCATACTGAACTTTATTTTACTCTACTGGCTGACTACACTCCTACACTTTCTATTCTACTGTATGTATTGAGATGGAAACAATAAAGCTTTGAGAGTTGAAGAAGATGACAGTTTACTGTTAGAGGACAGAGAGTTTACATTTTGATAGTAATTTGTCTGTTTCGTCTCTTCAGCTATGACCTCAGATCAGACTATGTCACCTACTGGACCAAAACCTACAGCATCCTGCCGTCATTCAGGagggaaaaagaagaaaatgatgGAGGAATGAAGACAAAGTCTGAGTAAATGAATCTGATTCTGCTGCTGTTATTAATTTTTCTTGCTCAGTGGGAATTTTAAACGCTGACAATTTCAAATAACAGGAAGTGAAGATGTAAACAGGATAATTGACGAATTAGCATCAATCTGAGGAAAACAAATACAACAGTTTGTCTTGCAGTGTGCTGTTTACCCGTCTTCTCTTGTGTAATAAATGAAGAtgaactctgcattctgggtcTTTAATTTCTCCACTGGAGATCTGATAAAAGTCATCATCTCCAGGCCAAAAACAATCAATGGATCAGTAACTGAATTGTTAGTCTCCAGCTGAGGTGGAAAATATATGTACTCAGTACTTCAGCTCAGTTTTACTTTCCTTAAGTATTTCCATGTTCTTctatttttactccactacatttaatTAAGCGATAGTGAGTAGTGGTGGGCGGATCGATCTAAATATCGATAATatcgataccaacgttggtattgatattgatcaataccagtgtaataagattgatactttagttttagtttctctccagtatgcactgctgcggtttcatcaaaggggcgacctggctgtctgtgtctgtgtaagtgCCGCTGCTTTCAAGTGCCGCTCCTGTCACAGCGCGGAGCAGAAGCACTTTGCTTCTCCTCTtccctcttgtgatttgatgttgtaccgtcaCATGACTCAGCGGCGCCAggccaacaaacaaacaagcagcCAGGCCTGGAGGTGGGCAGTACCAGCGGCTATATTTTCAGGCTGGAAATGAAACGAAggcaagctgtataatttgtaaaaaggctgtaagatacagtagtaacacaacaaatgtataCCAGCATATGAAAATCctgtcctgggttttaactTAAATAATAAtccagtggaaaaaaaaaaatcacaaaaacacttaaaggtTATGAAAATTCCATCAGATTTAACAATTTGATGATGCATCCACCTAATTATTCAAAAGTAAGCTATCGGTATCGTTATTGGTATCGAcgatactggccctgtatttacttggtatggGCTCAATACCAAATATTGCAATACCGCACACCACTAATAGTGAGCCAGATGTTTGGAACATTTTACAGTGTCACcgctctctggtggacaaactctGTAATGAAGAATCTGTTTCTAAATTTCCTCAAACACATGTTGTTTATGTGTATATGAGTAGAGAAGTGTGTCAGTGTCCCAGGAATATGAGAACCATGTTGATACATTTTGAGTGTTAGTAAAgtcaaatataaaacaatataacaTAACACAATATTACATGAAAAGAGTTAATATTCATGGATTTTGtaactcttattattatttttcttctattttggAGGATAATCATGCTTAAATTCCTAGAACTAGAGTTCCCACAATGTTTTGGGGgatgtaaacaggaagtataATGTTGCCATGGATTTTGTAAGTTAGTGCGTGGCTACAACTTGAACCTGGTTTATGCCTTAGTGCATATGCATTAGTTTCCATGTAGTCAAAGTGTCTCCATTAGAGTTTGCTAAATGATCTGTTAGCAGCTCCTGGTTGCAGTACACCCATGGATGTACAGAATACTAACactttgatactgaagaaaacttaaaaaacatgagcattctcaggcaagttctgcagcttctttttttttttttttttaataatttctaAGTGGATTTATGGACGTTTATTCTGGATGGACATCAGAGATAATGATATCTCTGTAAGTGTAAGTCACACTGAATGACATGAATGTGTTTCATGTCGGCGTGTTTACTTTTTACTGAGTTATGAAGAAGGAGGAAGAAGGCAGTTTTCACTTAAACTGTGTCAATCTGTTTCTGAGTCACAGTACTACAGTACTACACAATAACGTTAGCTGGAAAGTTAGCTCGCTAACACGCTAACCCTAACAGCTTGTAAATCCACCTCCGCACTTCACTCTTCATCTTGCAACCGAAAACAATTTTAGATTAAAATGGTGATGTGCCATGGGGGAGATTTTTAGCACATCATAGGCCTTACACCTGGAAAGCAAAACCATTTAGCACAAGTTAATGTTAGCAACGTAGCCGGGGCCTAATGGTACAGCTGAGCACTATGCAACAAACCAGCTTAGCCACAACCATCAATACTCAGTAGTACAGTAGCTACGttctttgttttaaacattacaAATCCACAACTAATAAAGCATACTTACAGGTTGTGATTCTGACCCTCCGAGTTATCCAAACAAAGTGGGAACTGACGCGTGTTTCAGGAGTAAACGCTTGGAAAAATTCACTTAGCCCAATtccaacagtgttgggcaagttacttccaaaatgtaatacattatagattactagttactgtcatt
Coding sequences within:
- the LOC116051636 gene encoding bile salt-activated lipase-like encodes the protein MMLLLVILLGVCLNSASAAKLGVVQTEGGKVEGKSHGMGLFRSVDVFKGVPFADVPGKWEKPKPHPGWSGILKANKYRDRCLQVTLLQTKTQGSEDCLYLNIFVPQGLKLSKNLPVMVYLFGGAFLLGASNDVAILGDSLYDGKEMADRGDVIVVTVNYRVGTMGFLSTGDDRLPGNYGLWDQHAAISWVRRNIAAFGGNPDNITIFGQSAGAVSASFQMLSPYSKGLFRRVITQCGVALSPWALQKKPMALTKKIARKVGCGRSNEDEMLECLKISDPIGLTLAGKIDVLLILGKGTVMDLLELAPVIDGDFIPDEPSKLFHNAAQFDYMAGVNSMDGHIFAGVDVPSINKKNGNTTVANVRGLLAGLTKEKGNAAVDSAFRVYSSHWGSAPEPAVVKKTVADIETDFLFLVPTQIALQLHANNSSGAHTFSYLFNMKTRIPGFPRWVEAEHAEDLQYLFGKPFASPLIYFPRHRDLSGYMIAYWTNFARTGDPSNGGSRVPVPWPLFTKHHHPYLIINHKMTKSSVSYDLRSDYVTYWTKTYSILPSFRREKEENDGGMKTKSE